From the Streptomyces pluripotens genome, one window contains:
- a CDS encoding DUF2267 domain-containing protein → MRHDEMIGKVQALAQLPDRGTAERATHAVLSTLSERLPSGLARHVAAQLPPGLAAAMRETADSSGTGSGAIGERFGLTVFAGRIADRAGTREDTALREAAAVLEVLDAALAPELTERMAGALPADIRELLPVGRTTENTAGPR, encoded by the coding sequence ATGCGGCACGACGAGATGATCGGAAAGGTTCAAGCGCTCGCCCAGCTACCCGACCGGGGTACCGCCGAGCGAGCCACGCACGCGGTCCTGAGCACGCTGTCAGAACGCCTCCCGTCCGGCTTGGCCCGGCATGTGGCCGCCCAACTGCCGCCCGGCCTGGCGGCGGCCATGCGGGAGACAGCCGACAGCTCGGGGACCGGCTCCGGTGCGATCGGTGAACGGTTCGGGCTGACCGTCTTCGCCGGACGCATCGCCGACCGGGCCGGCACCCGCGAGGACACGGCCCTGCGGGAGGCCGCCGCCGTACTGGAGGTGCTGGACGCGGCACTGGCCCCGGAGCTGACCGAACGGATGGCAGGCGCCCTTCCGGCCGACATTCGCGAGTTGCTGCCGGTGGGTCGCACGACTGAGAACACCGCAGGGCCCCGTTGA
- a CDS encoding enoyl-CoA hydratase-related protein: MDILLVASAFNSLSQRLYAELSDLGHRVDVVLASYGADPVRAAVHEIRPELIIAPLLKTALPEDVWRNHTCLIVHPGPPGDRGPSSLDWAIAEQAPRWGVTVLQAEAAMDAGPIWAADSFPVPPVGKSDLYRNEASDAAVAAVRTAVRRFAEGSHKPLTQTDESISVVWRDAFRQERRRIDWEHDDTATVLRRLRGADSQPGVLDELLGHEVFLHGGHPEDRLRGRPGELLAQRAGAVCRATRDGAVWIPELRPRKNSGDPAPFRRPAASVVDALTGGSTPRLPEATVPLALPADRRTWTDIRYRQHGDVGFLTFSFPGGAMSTDQCRRLLAAYQQALTVPTRVLVLGGTRDFFSNGIHLNVIEAAPDPAVESWRNLNAMDDLVEAVLRTTDRLVVAALGGNAAAGGTMLALAADRVWCRTGSVLNPHYRRMGLYGSEFWTYTLPRRVGQESAHRLITEALPVSAASARRLGLVDRVLPVPPARFAAETERLAAGLANAPDLDRHIADKTAALASDEGERLLTDHRQAELARMHAIFFDPQAPYHALRSAFVRKTPAGSPRPLATPAGDLR; this comes from the coding sequence GTGGATATTCTGCTCGTCGCCAGTGCGTTCAACAGTCTCTCCCAGCGCCTGTACGCCGAACTCTCCGACCTCGGGCACCGCGTGGACGTCGTACTCGCCTCATACGGCGCTGACCCGGTCCGGGCCGCGGTCCATGAGATCCGGCCGGAGCTGATCATCGCACCGCTGCTCAAGACGGCCCTCCCGGAGGACGTGTGGCGGAACCACACTTGTCTGATCGTGCATCCCGGGCCGCCCGGCGACCGTGGCCCGTCCTCGCTGGACTGGGCCATTGCCGAGCAGGCACCGCGCTGGGGGGTAACGGTTCTCCAGGCCGAGGCGGCGATGGACGCGGGCCCGATCTGGGCCGCCGACTCCTTCCCGGTGCCGCCCGTCGGTAAGAGCGACCTCTACCGCAACGAGGCCTCTGACGCCGCCGTGGCCGCCGTCCGCACCGCCGTACGGCGGTTTGCCGAAGGCTCCCACAAACCGCTCACGCAGACCGACGAATCGATCAGCGTCGTCTGGCGGGACGCATTCCGCCAGGAGCGGCGGCGCATCGACTGGGAGCACGACGACACCGCGACAGTCCTGCGCAGACTACGCGGTGCCGACTCGCAACCAGGCGTCCTGGACGAACTCCTCGGCCACGAGGTGTTCCTGCACGGTGGACACCCCGAGGACCGGCTGCGCGGCCGTCCGGGCGAACTGCTGGCACAGCGCGCAGGCGCCGTCTGCCGGGCCACCCGGGACGGCGCGGTCTGGATCCCGGAACTGCGTCCCCGCAAGAACTCCGGCGACCCCGCACCCTTCCGGCGCCCGGCCGCCTCCGTCGTCGACGCTCTCACGGGCGGTAGCACACCGCGACTGCCCGAAGCGACCGTCCCCCTCGCACTGCCCGCCGACCGCCGTACCTGGACCGACATCCGCTACCGGCAACACGGCGACGTCGGCTTCTTGACCTTCTCCTTCCCCGGCGGCGCGATGAGCACCGACCAGTGCCGTCGCCTACTCGCCGCTTACCAGCAGGCGCTCACCGTGCCCACCCGCGTCCTGGTGCTCGGCGGAACACGCGACTTCTTCTCCAACGGCATCCATCTGAACGTCATCGAGGCCGCCCCCGACCCCGCCGTGGAGTCGTGGCGCAACCTCAACGCCATGGATGACCTGGTCGAGGCCGTGCTGCGCACCACAGACCGGCTGGTGGTGGCCGCACTCGGCGGCAACGCGGCGGCGGGCGGAACCATGCTCGCCCTCGCCGCCGACCGGGTGTGGTGCCGCACCGGCAGCGTGCTCAACCCGCACTACCGGCGCATGGGCCTGTACGGTTCGGAGTTCTGGACGTACACCCTGCCCCGTCGCGTGGGACAGGAATCCGCCCACCGGCTGATCACCGAGGCCCTGCCCGTCAGTGCCGCGTCCGCCCGACGGCTCGGGCTCGTGGACCGGGTCCTCCCGGTTCCGCCCGCCCGATTCGCCGCAGAGACCGAGCGACTGGCAGCCGGACTCGCCAACGCACCGGACCTGGACCGACACATCGCCGACAAGACCGCCGCCCTTGCCTCGGACGAGGGGGAACGCCTCCTCACCGATCACCGGCAGGCCGAACTGGCCCGCATGCACGCCATCTTCTTCGACCCGCAGGCCCCCTATCACGCACTGCGCTCGGCCTTCGTCCGCAAGACCCCAGCCGGCTCACCCCGCCCCCTCGCCACGCCCGCCGGAGACCTACGGTGA
- a CDS encoding hydrogenase maturation protease, whose product MTPRLLVAGVGNIFLADDAFGPEVIRALGRRPLPPGARVHDYGIRGMDLAYDLLDGYATAVLVDTAARGHRPGSLTLIEADPPDGTVPPEAHGMDPAKVLALAAHLGDEPLPRVLVLACEPELLPAGDEDLLPGLSTPVQKAVDRAVDALHTLVPVLLADPDVPPPALGRPMESGALRPAALPGTGEGTAEDQ is encoded by the coding sequence GTGACGCCCCGGCTGCTCGTGGCCGGCGTCGGCAACATCTTCCTCGCGGACGACGCCTTCGGCCCCGAGGTGATCCGCGCTCTCGGCCGGCGCCCGCTGCCTCCCGGGGCTCGGGTGCACGACTACGGAATCCGGGGCATGGACCTCGCCTACGACCTGCTGGACGGCTATGCCACTGCCGTCCTGGTCGATACCGCCGCGCGCGGCCACCGCCCCGGCAGCCTCACCCTGATCGAGGCTGACCCCCCTGACGGCACCGTCCCACCCGAAGCCCACGGCATGGACCCAGCGAAAGTGCTGGCCCTGGCCGCGCACCTGGGCGACGAACCGCTGCCCAGGGTCCTCGTCCTGGCCTGTGAGCCGGAACTGCTCCCGGCTGGGGACGAGGATCTCCTCCCCGGGCTCAGCACACCGGTGCAGAAGGCGGTTGACCGGGCCGTGGACGCGCTGCACACCCTGGTCCCCGTCCTGCTCGCCGACCCGGATGTCCCGCCGCCCGCGTTGGGCCGCCCGATGGAATCCGGGGCCCTACGCCCGGCTGCGCTGCCCGGCACGGGGGAGGGGACAGCCGAAGATCAGTGA
- the hypB gene encoding hydrogenase nickel incorporation protein HypB produces the protein MCRSDVKQAVLAKNDDLAADLRGDLARQGVTMVNLLSSPGSGKTELLGRVLARAVERHVPVAALTADLATENDAVRLARSGAPVQQLLTDGLCHLEARQVRARLAGWLPPETAVLFVENVGNLVCPASYDLGETLRIVLMAVTEGEDKPLKYPTAFGSAHLVVVTKTDLAEAAGFDEDTFRANVHRVNPGVEIVQSCARTGAGVGALLDHALAARDTAPPHRPPLAPHPHGHQPTAPAPLA, from the coding sequence ATGTGTCGGTCAGACGTCAAGCAGGCCGTCCTGGCGAAGAACGACGACCTGGCCGCGGACCTGCGCGGCGACCTCGCCCGGCAGGGCGTGACCATGGTCAACCTGTTGTCCAGCCCCGGCAGCGGCAAGACCGAGCTCCTCGGCCGGGTCCTCGCCCGGGCGGTGGAACGGCACGTGCCGGTGGCCGCGCTCACCGCGGACCTCGCTACCGAGAACGACGCCGTCCGGCTGGCCCGCTCCGGCGCGCCCGTCCAACAATTGCTCACCGACGGACTGTGCCATCTGGAGGCCCGTCAGGTGCGGGCCCGGCTGGCGGGCTGGCTGCCGCCGGAGACGGCCGTGCTCTTCGTGGAGAACGTCGGCAACCTCGTCTGCCCCGCCTCCTACGACCTGGGGGAGACGCTGCGGATCGTGCTGATGGCGGTCACCGAGGGCGAGGACAAACCGCTGAAGTACCCGACCGCCTTCGGTTCCGCGCACCTGGTCGTCGTCACCAAGACCGACCTCGCCGAAGCGGCCGGCTTCGACGAGGACACCTTCCGCGCCAACGTGCACCGGGTCAATCCGGGCGTGGAGATCGTACAGTCGTGTGCCCGTACCGGAGCAGGCGTCGGCGCTCTCCTGGACCACGCCCTGGCCGCCCGCGACACGGCCCCGCCGCACCGTCCGCCGCTCGCCCCGCACCCGCACGGCCACCAGCCCACCGCGCCCGCACCCCTCGCATGA
- the hypF gene encoding carbamoyltransferase HypF produces the protein MTAPATGLLRRRLTVRGTVQGVGFRPYVHRLAVGLSLTGFVGNTGDGVFIEVEGPADRVERFCGLLADRPPPLATVAGIATEDLPATGGTAPFAIRSTERATGRTQLPPDTATCSDCLRELSDPDDRRHRHPFLNCTHCGPRFTIATAMPYDRVATTMADFPMCPACAREYGDPADRRFHAQPVACPGCGPRLRLIPADGHGVRPTRDADALAAARALLAAGRIVAVKGIGGYHLACDATNARVVATLRDRKERGGKAFAVMCADLATAERIAPISDAERAALTSARRPVVLLRRRIPETGPRLADQVCPGSPYVGVMLPYTPVHSLLFGLPGDPPGPRMLVMTSGNRSGEPIVTDDAEALTRLAGLADAWLAHDRPIASPCDDSLLRVRPDGTEQVLRRSRGYVPRPLSLPLPVAPTLAVGGDLKNVPCLGDGEQAWFGPHIGDMGDLATLEAAERAERQLTRLTGVVPARIAADRHPGYHSTAWARRRALRLPGDPVSLVQHHHAHIASAMAEHGLDGTTPVIGVAFDGTGYGDDGTVWGGEILLADYTGYHRLARLTPAPLPGGDAGVANPCRLALARLWAAGLPWERDLPSVMACTEAERTLLRHQLDRGLACVPTSSMGRLFDAVSSLVGVCHRVGYEAQAAMELEAAAWEARDEDTTAYSFGLSAGPAQQGAGGGASRARPPGRASRAGGWEINPAPVLRALLTDRRSGIPAPVLAARFHRGVARAVAEICQRARASTGLTTVVLTGGVFANALLEEQCTALLAGEGFTVLRHGEVPPNDGGLALGQLMVAGTATNHETE, from the coding sequence ATGACCGCCCCCGCCACCGGTCTGCTACGCCGCAGGCTCACCGTGCGCGGAACCGTACAGGGGGTGGGCTTTCGCCCCTATGTGCACCGCCTGGCCGTGGGTCTCTCCCTGACCGGATTCGTCGGCAACACCGGCGACGGCGTGTTCATCGAGGTCGAGGGCCCCGCAGACAGGGTGGAGCGCTTCTGCGGCCTGCTGGCCGACCGGCCCCCGCCCCTGGCCACGGTGGCCGGCATCGCCACCGAGGACCTGCCCGCCACCGGCGGCACCGCACCGTTCGCCATCCGCTCCACCGAGCGTGCCACCGGGCGAACCCAGCTTCCGCCCGACACCGCGACCTGCAGCGACTGCCTGCGGGAACTGTCCGACCCGGACGACCGGCGCCATCGGCACCCGTTCCTCAACTGCACCCACTGCGGCCCCCGTTTCACCATTGCGACCGCCATGCCGTACGACCGCGTGGCCACCACCATGGCCGACTTCCCGATGTGCCCGGCCTGCGCCCGGGAGTACGGTGACCCTGCCGACCGCCGCTTCCACGCCCAGCCCGTCGCATGCCCCGGCTGTGGCCCCCGGCTCCGGCTGATCCCCGCCGACGGCCACGGGGTCCGCCCAACTCGAGACGCCGACGCGCTGGCTGCAGCCCGGGCCCTGCTCGCGGCAGGACGGATCGTCGCCGTGAAGGGCATCGGTGGCTACCACCTGGCCTGTGACGCCACCAACGCACGAGTCGTGGCCACTCTGCGCGACCGCAAGGAGCGGGGCGGCAAGGCGTTCGCGGTGATGTGCGCCGACCTCGCCACGGCCGAGCGGATCGCCCCGATCTCCGACGCCGAACGGGCCGCCCTCACCAGTGCCCGCCGTCCCGTCGTCCTGCTGCGCCGCCGCATCCCGGAAACCGGTCCCCGGCTGGCCGACCAGGTCTGCCCGGGCAGCCCGTACGTCGGAGTCATGCTCCCCTACACCCCTGTCCACAGCCTGTTGTTCGGCCTACCCGGCGACCCTCCCGGCCCCCGGATGCTGGTCATGACCAGCGGCAACCGCTCCGGCGAACCCATCGTCACCGACGATGCGGAGGCACTGACGCGGCTGGCCGGTCTGGCCGACGCCTGGCTCGCTCACGACCGGCCCATCGCCTCTCCCTGCGACGACTCCTTGCTGCGGGTGCGCCCCGACGGCACCGAACAGGTCCTGCGCCGCTCCCGCGGCTACGTTCCGCGGCCCCTGAGCCTCCCCCTGCCGGTCGCGCCCACACTCGCGGTGGGCGGTGACCTGAAGAACGTGCCGTGCCTCGGTGACGGCGAGCAGGCCTGGTTCGGACCGCACATCGGCGACATGGGGGACCTGGCCACCCTGGAGGCCGCCGAGCGGGCCGAACGGCAGCTCACCCGGCTCACCGGTGTCGTCCCGGCCCGAATCGCCGCCGACCGGCACCCCGGCTACCACTCGACCGCCTGGGCCCGCCGGCGGGCACTGCGACTGCCGGGCGACCCGGTCAGCCTGGTTCAGCACCACCACGCCCACATCGCCTCGGCGATGGCCGAGCACGGCCTCGACGGCACCACGCCCGTGATCGGCGTCGCGTTCGACGGCACCGGCTACGGCGACGACGGCACGGTGTGGGGCGGCGAGATCCTGCTCGCCGACTACACCGGCTACCACCGCCTCGCCCGCCTGACCCCCGCCCCGCTGCCCGGCGGAGACGCCGGAGTCGCCAACCCGTGCCGACTGGCGCTGGCCCGGCTGTGGGCTGCGGGGCTGCCTTGGGAGCGGGACCTGCCCAGCGTCATGGCCTGCACCGAGGCCGAACGCACCCTGCTCCGGCACCAGCTGGACCGCGGGCTCGCCTGCGTTCCGACATCAAGCATGGGACGCCTCTTCGACGCGGTGTCGTCCCTCGTGGGCGTCTGCCACCGCGTGGGCTACGAGGCACAGGCCGCCATGGAGCTGGAGGCGGCGGCATGGGAGGCCAGGGACGAGGACACCACGGCCTACTCCTTCGGGCTCTCGGCCGGTCCGGCGCAACAAGGGGCCGGCGGCGGAGCGTCGCGCGCCCGGCCTCCCGGCCGCGCGAGCCGGGCGGGCGGTTGGGAGATCAACCCGGCGCCCGTGCTGCGCGCACTGCTCACCGACCGACGCAGCGGCATCCCCGCACCGGTGCTGGCGGCCCGGTTCCACCGGGGCGTCGCGCGGGCCGTGGCGGAGATCTGCCAACGGGCCCGTGCGAGTACGGGCCTGACCACGGTGGTCCTCACCGGGGGAGTCTTCGCCAACGCCCTGCTGGAGGAGCAGTGCACGGCCCTGCTGGCAGGGGAGGGCTTCACCGTCCTGCGGCACGGCGAAGTACCCCCGAACGACGGCGGACTCGCGCTCGGCCAGCTGATGGTCGCGGGAACAGCAACCAACCACGAGACGGAGTGA
- a CDS encoding HypC/HybG/HupF family hydrogenase formation chaperone: MCLAVPGKVVSIDHSADPLTGLIDFGGVRKQACLEYLPDVRIGEYVIVHVGFALQRLDEESARASLQLFEQLGLLEEEFGDAWEQAARQESGSEAR, translated from the coding sequence ATGTGTCTGGCAGTGCCCGGCAAGGTCGTGTCCATCGACCACAGCGCCGATCCCCTGACCGGGCTGATCGACTTCGGCGGAGTACGGAAGCAGGCGTGTCTGGAGTACCTGCCCGACGTGCGGATCGGGGAGTACGTGATCGTCCACGTCGGCTTCGCCCTGCAGCGCCTGGACGAGGAGTCGGCCCGGGCGTCCCTACAGCTCTTCGAGCAGCTGGGCCTGCTGGAAGAGGAGTTCGGGGATGCGTGGGAACAGGCAGCGCGGCAGGAGAGCGGGAGCGAGGCACGGTGA
- the hypD gene encoding hydrogenase formation protein HypD, giving the protein MKYIDEFNDPGLARRLLDEIRATVTRPWALMEVCGGQTHSIIRHGIDQLLPQEVELIHGPGCPVCVTPLDVIDQALEIASRPDVIFCSFGDMLRVPGSDRDLFRVKGEGGDVRVVYSPLDALDLARRNPDRQVVFFAIGFETTAPANAMAVHQARRLGLENFSLLVSHVRVPPAIEAIMTAPSCRVQGFLAAGHVCSVMGTAEYPDLAEKHRVPLVVTGFEPLDILEGIRRAVHQLERGEHRVENAYPRAVQEQGNPAALRMIEEVFEVADRNWRGIGPIPASGWRLSDAFRAYDAEHRFGVTGIRTEEPAACRAGEVLQGLIKPTECEAFGTACTPRNPLGATMVSSEGACAAYYLYRRMTDGPAPQGSRIPQEEMNPVG; this is encoded by the coding sequence GTGAAGTACATCGACGAGTTCAACGACCCCGGCCTGGCCCGCCGGCTGCTGGATGAGATCCGCGCCACGGTTACCCGGCCCTGGGCGCTGATGGAGGTCTGCGGAGGTCAGACCCACTCCATCATTCGCCACGGCATCGACCAGCTCCTCCCGCAGGAGGTGGAGTTGATCCACGGCCCCGGCTGCCCCGTGTGCGTAACACCCCTCGACGTCATCGACCAGGCACTGGAGATCGCCTCCCGACCCGACGTGATCTTCTGCTCGTTCGGCGACATGCTCCGGGTGCCCGGCAGCGACCGGGACCTGTTCCGGGTCAAGGGCGAAGGCGGAGACGTTCGTGTGGTGTACTCACCGCTCGACGCGCTCGACCTCGCCCGCAGGAACCCGGACCGCCAGGTAGTCTTCTTCGCCATCGGCTTCGAGACAACCGCACCCGCCAATGCCATGGCCGTCCACCAGGCCCGCCGCCTGGGCCTGGAGAACTTCAGCTTGCTGGTCTCCCACGTACGAGTCCCCCCGGCGATCGAGGCCATCATGACGGCCCCGAGCTGTCGGGTGCAGGGCTTTCTGGCCGCCGGGCACGTGTGCAGCGTGATGGGCACCGCCGAGTACCCCGATCTGGCCGAGAAGCACCGCGTGCCCCTCGTCGTCACCGGCTTCGAACCGCTGGACATCCTCGAAGGCATCCGCCGCGCCGTCCACCAGCTCGAACGCGGCGAGCACCGGGTGGAGAACGCCTACCCCCGGGCGGTGCAGGAGCAGGGTAACCCGGCGGCGCTCCGGATGATCGAGGAGGTCTTCGAGGTCGCTGACCGCAACTGGCGTGGCATCGGCCCTATCCCGGCCAGCGGCTGGCGCCTGAGCGACGCCTTCCGCGCCTACGACGCCGAGCACCGCTTCGGCGTCACCGGCATCCGCACCGAGGAACCCGCCGCGTGCCGGGCCGGTGAGGTCCTGCAAGGGCTGATCAAACCGACCGAGTGCGAGGCGTTCGGTACTGCCTGCACCCCGCGCAACCCGCTCGGCGCCACCATGGTCTCCAGCGAGGGCGCCTGCGCGGCCTACTACCTGTACCGCCGGATGACCGACGGCCCGGCACCACAAGGATCCCGCATCCCGCAGGAGGAGATGAACCCCGTTGGCTGA
- the hypE gene encoding hydrogenase expression/formation protein HypE gives MGHGGGGALSAELMEQVFTPAYGNPTLAALTDSAVLDLGGARVAFSTDSYVVRPLFFPGGSLGDLAVNGTVNDLAMSGARPAYLSTAFVLEEGVDLAVVERVARAVGAAAERAGVTIATGDTKVVESGHGDGVYISTAGVGLVPDGVDIRPQRARPGDAVLVSGPIGLHGVAVMSVREGLEFGVEIASDTAPLADLVATMLEVTKDIHVLRDPTRGGLGASLNEIARASGTGVRLRERAIPVPDEVVNACGFLGLDPLYVANEGRLVAFVPPEHAEAVLAVMRAHPQGSGAALIGECVADHPGMVVVATGLGGTRVMDLPLGEQLPRIC, from the coding sequence ATGGGCCACGGTGGAGGCGGCGCGCTGTCCGCCGAACTCATGGAACAGGTCTTCACCCCCGCGTACGGCAATCCCACCCTGGCCGCCCTCACCGACTCCGCCGTCCTGGACCTGGGCGGTGCCAGGGTTGCCTTCTCCACCGACTCCTACGTCGTACGGCCGCTGTTCTTCCCCGGCGGCAGCCTCGGCGACCTGGCCGTCAACGGAACGGTCAACGACCTGGCGATGAGCGGTGCCAGGCCCGCATACCTCTCCACGGCCTTCGTGTTGGAGGAAGGGGTGGACCTGGCCGTGGTAGAGCGGGTCGCCCGTGCTGTCGGCGCCGCCGCGGAGAGAGCCGGCGTCACCATCGCCACCGGGGACACCAAGGTGGTCGAGTCCGGGCACGGCGACGGCGTCTACATCAGCACCGCCGGAGTGGGACTGGTGCCCGACGGCGTGGACATCCGTCCGCAGCGTGCCAGGCCCGGCGACGCGGTCCTGGTCAGTGGTCCGATCGGCCTGCACGGTGTCGCCGTCATGAGTGTGCGCGAAGGGCTGGAGTTCGGTGTCGAGATCGCCTCCGACACCGCGCCCCTGGCGGACCTCGTGGCGACCATGCTGGAGGTCACCAAGGACATCCACGTGCTGCGTGACCCCACCCGGGGCGGGCTGGGGGCCTCCTTGAACGAGATCGCCCGCGCCTCGGGAACCGGGGTCCGGCTGCGTGAGCGCGCCATCCCGGTCCCGGACGAGGTCGTGAATGCCTGCGGGTTCCTCGGGCTGGATCCGTTGTACGTCGCCAATGAGGGCCGGCTCGTCGCGTTCGTGCCCCCAGAGCACGCTGAGGCCGTGCTCGCGGTGATGCGTGCGCACCCGCAGGGCAGCGGGGCCGCGCTCATCGGTGAGTGCGTCGCGGACCACCCGGGGATGGTCGTCGTCGCCACCGGCCTCGGCGGCACGCGCGTGATGGATCTGCCCCTGGGGGAGCAACTGCCCCGCATCTGCTGA
- the hypA gene encoding hydrogenase maturation nickel metallochaperone HypA, with product MHELSIATAIVERAEEIARAEGAEDVSAVTVRVGELAGVVPDALHFAFEVARDGTALAGARLLVEQVTARAWCDGCAQEFTVGMPPFFWCPRCDRPSQELRSGRELEITGVEAVAAPL from the coding sequence GTGCACGAACTGTCGATCGCGACCGCAATCGTGGAGCGGGCCGAGGAGATCGCCCGGGCCGAAGGCGCCGAGGACGTCTCCGCGGTGACCGTACGGGTCGGCGAACTGGCGGGCGTGGTACCTGACGCGCTCCACTTCGCCTTCGAGGTGGCCCGTGACGGTACTGCCCTCGCCGGAGCACGGCTCCTCGTGGAACAGGTGACGGCACGGGCCTGGTGCGACGGGTGCGCCCAGGAGTTCACGGTGGGTATGCCGCCCTTCTTCTGGTGTCCCCGCTGCGACCGGCCGTCACAGGAACTACGTAGCGGACGGGAGCTGGAGATCACGGGGGTCGAGGCGGTGGCGGCCCCGCTCTGA
- a CDS encoding DUF5947 family protein, translating into MSAGGALARVIRSAAAGRDRPERCDLCDAPAPDGHRHLYDTGRREVLCACGACAVLFAGDGTGSGQYLLVPRRRVRLAPVDTGPLGVPVGLVFFVPRADGTVTAQGPSPAGAMRWEVDADRWREMCTRCPQLASLAPEVEALLVNTVRGFDHHWIVPVDDCFRMVAVVRREWRGLAGGGRVWPAVEQFFTELTERP; encoded by the coding sequence GTGAGCGCGGGTGGAGCACTGGCCCGCGTCATCCGCTCGGCGGCCGCCGGCCGCGACCGCCCCGAGCGGTGTGACCTGTGTGACGCTCCAGCACCGGACGGACACCGCCACCTCTACGACACCGGACGCCGGGAAGTGCTGTGCGCCTGCGGGGCGTGCGCGGTGCTGTTCGCCGGGGACGGTACCGGCAGCGGCCAGTACCTGCTGGTCCCCCGTCGGCGGGTGCGGCTGGCACCCGTGGACACCGGACCGCTCGGCGTCCCGGTCGGGCTGGTCTTCTTCGTGCCCCGCGCGGACGGCACGGTCACCGCGCAGGGCCCGAGCCCGGCGGGGGCCATGCGCTGGGAGGTCGACGCGGACCGCTGGCGGGAGATGTGCACCAGGTGTCCGCAGCTCGCTTCCCTGGCACCCGAAGTGGAGGCACTGCTGGTGAACACCGTGCGCGGCTTCGACCACCACTGGATCGTGCCGGTGGACGACTGTTTCCGGATGGTCGCCGTCGTCCGCCGGGAGTGGCGGGGCCTCGCCGGGGGCGGCCGGGTGTGGCCCGCCGTTGAGCAGTTCTTCACGGAGCTCACCGAGCGGCCGTAG
- a CDS encoding NifU family protein — protein MADRPAAPAAGRLGAPAVEARLTRLEELLVRLESAPGPTSSTAVEAVRVLTEVYGEALARVLDLGGEPLFAVLAGDELLGHLLVLHDLHPEPAERRAERAVERLRPAVRERGGDVELVAVDGQVARVRVSEAGGCGAGCGGGPTIADAVREAVLAAAPELTAVEPVPMPDRAAAPAFVPLDSLLLNGAPRVREAP, from the coding sequence ATGGCTGACCGCCCCGCTGCACCGGCAGCGGGGCGGCTCGGAGCCCCGGCCGTGGAGGCGCGGCTCACTCGGCTCGAGGAACTGCTGGTCCGTCTGGAGTCAGCGCCCGGACCGACCAGCAGCACAGCAGTCGAGGCGGTACGGGTGCTGACCGAGGTCTACGGCGAGGCATTGGCCCGGGTGCTCGACCTGGGCGGGGAGCCGCTGTTCGCGGTGCTGGCCGGGGACGAGTTGCTGGGCCACCTGCTGGTGCTGCACGACCTGCACCCGGAGCCGGCCGAGCGGCGAGCCGAGCGGGCGGTCGAACGGCTCCGCCCGGCGGTGCGCGAGCGCGGCGGCGACGTGGAACTGGTCGCCGTCGACGGGCAAGTAGCACGGGTGCGGGTGAGCGAGGCCGGGGGCTGCGGAGCCGGTTGCGGCGGCGGGCCCACCATCGCCGACGCGGTCCGGGAAGCGGTGCTGGCCGCTGCACCGGAACTCACCGCGGTCGAGCCGGTGCCGATGCCGGACCGCGCGGCCGCACCGGCGTTCGTACCACTCGACTCGCTGCTGCTCAACGGCGCACCACGGGTACGGGAGGCGCCGTGA